AGCCGCAGCAGCGCGTGCGCGAAGGCCATCGCCTGCTCCTGGTTGTGGATGCGCGAGGTGCGGGCCTGCACCTCCTCGGCCGCGTCGCGGAACAGCCCCGCCTCGGTGAGTGCCATCGCCAGCTTCAGCTCCGGCGGCACCTCGGCGCGCTCCAGCTGCTTGGGTGCCTCGGGGAAGGCGGCGGGCGGCTCGCGGCCCAGCTCCCGCAGCCGCTCGGAGGCCAGCAGGGCGTAGTAGGAGTTGGGCGCGCTGGAGATGACGGCCTCGTACGCGGGCCCGGTGACAGCCGCCGGAGAGCCCTCCAGCTCGTGGCCGCGGGCCGACCAGTAGCGCGCCTGCGGCACCAGGCTGCTGCGCGGGAAGGTGTCCACCAGCGTGTCGAGCACCTCGCGCGCTGGCCCGTACTGCTTCAGCCGGATGTGCGCGAGCGCGCGGAACCACATGGCCTCGTCGCGCTTGCGCGAGCGCGCGTGCCGCTGGTCGAACGCCGTGAAGGACTTCACCGCGTCCTCGAAGCGCCCGGCCTGCAGGTCCAACCAGCCGACGTAGAAGCCCGCGTCGTCGGCCACGCCCTCCTTGGGCCAGCCCTTCTCCACGGCCGCCATCAGCTCGCGGGCCTTCAGGTTGTCATCGGTCTTGAGCGCGCGGCGCGCGGTGAAGTAGGCGGCCTCGGCGGCCACGGAGGTAGGCCCCTGGCGCGCCACGGCCAGCGCCTGCTCCGCCTCGTCCTTCTTGCCCGTGGCGTAGAGGGCCTGGGCGCGCACCAGCGCCACCTGCGCCTTGTCCTGCTTCGCGCGCACCAGCTTCTGGGCCTCGGCCTTCTCCAGCTCCTCCAGCGCGCGCTTCGCCTCACCGGCGTCGAGCAGCCCGCGCGAGCGCTGCAGGTACTCGGCCAGCGTCAGCTTCAGCGGGGGCTTGAGCGCCTCGAGCTTCGCCAGCGCCTCGTCCGCGTACGGGTGTGCCGGGTAGCGCAGCGCCACGGCCTTCAAGTCCGCCCGCTCGCCCGTGGCGTTGCCCACCGCCAGCCGCGCCTGGGCCCGCTGGAAGAGCAGCTCCGCCGAGGGATCCTCGGTGGCGGCGGCCTCCAGCGCCTGGGCGGCCTCCTTCGCCTTGCCCGCGGCCAGCAGCGCCTCGCCCAGCCGGGCCTGGACCCTCGGCGCCAGGGCCGGAGACGCCTTCGGCGCCGCCCGGGCGAAGGCCACCGCCGCCGCCGCCGGATCTCCCGCGTAGAACTGCGCCTGACCCTGGTAGTAGGCCAGGTAGGGCTGGAGCGGCTCGGCCACGGTGGCCCCGGTCAACAGGGTGCGGGCCTCTGCCACATCCCCCTCGGCCAAGGCCAGGGTTCCCGCGAGCAGGGCGATACGGCCCGCGTCGGGGCACTTCTTCGCCACGCAGGCCTCGAGGTCCTTGCGGGCGAGCTCCCGGGCGTCGGAGCGATGCAGCCGGACGGACTCGAGCGTCTCCGGGGACTGCGCCCATGCCCCACCTGTCCCCACCAACACCGTCAGGAGCCCGGTCCACCGCCGCATGTGCCTCTCCTTTTGTTCCAAGACTCTCATCGCGTGAGCGAGGGACGGGTAACAGCAGACCCGGAGATTCCATTCCCAACTTGTTTGAGGTCCAGGTCGGAATTCGCACACACAGGGTGCGGTTTGACAGCCGGGCCGACAAGCCCTAGATCGGCCCCCGCAACGGCAGGGCAGGGGTTGTTCACCGGCGGTCAGTGCATTTGCCGGAGAGATCCTTGAAGTGAGTTTTATTGCGTGAAATCGGCCCTGTCCGGTTGCGTCAAAAGGGGGCGCTTCTTAGGTTGTGCCGCCTTTTCAGGGCATGACCTGAAAGGTCGCCGATGAGGTGATCTGCGTTCCGGGCCGTTCGCGGTCCCATGCGTTCGGGGGGGAAACAAGCTCTACCAGGGAGGGCTCCGTTCCATGCTGAAGCCGTGTCCGACTGATCTGCCGCAGACCATCAACCCCGAGGCCGGGCCCAAGCGGGCTGGCGTCGAGACGCACCGCAACCTCAACTGCAACTACTACGACAACTGCCTCGACGAGGCGGTGCGCCGGGGGTGGCAGTCCTTCACCTGCGTGAAGTGCCCGATGAACCAGCAGGTGGCTCCGCCGCAGATGGGCATCGAGGCGTACGCTACACAGCGGCGCGCCATCTGAGATTTGAAACCGCTGTCAGGCCGAACGCGAAGCGGGCTCCCGGCTGTGCGGCCGGGAGCCACCCTCAACGCGTGGCCGCGTAGATGACGACCATCCAGTATTGGCCCTTGCCGTAGGTGCGCGAGTCCCCACGGACGGCGCCCACCCCCACCACGGTGTTCTTGCGGTCCCCGAGGCTCTTGGAGTCCGGGAGCAGGGACGGGCTCTCCGCCACGTAGAAGTCCACCGAGGCGCTCCTGGCTTGTTCGAGGGCACCGAAGACGCGGTCGTGCACCTTGGAGCCGGGCAGCTGCACCTTGGGCTCGTCCTGGGCGAGGGCACGCCGGGCATGGTCCAGGGCGATGCGCTCCAGCTCGGGGCTGCGCTGCAGCGGGGGCAGGCCACGCGCGGCGCGGTGGGAGGCGAGCGTCTGGTAGGCCTCCTGGAGCGGGTCCACCGGCTGTCGGCTGTCGGCCCCGGCGGAGGAGAAGACCTCGGTGAGGATGGCCTGGTCGCGGCCGTCCAGCTTCTGGAAGGCCACGCCGATGCCCGCGTGGGTGAAGTGCGTGCCGAGCAGGTTGCTGCGGTGGCCGGGGCTGTGCTCGATGCCGAAGTGGGCGGAGAGGGGCCCGGAGGCCAGGCCGAGGTTCTCCCCGGCGGTGCGGTAGGTGGAGCCGGCGGCGGCCAGGCGCCCGCGCAGGTCCGAGCCATCCGGGGCCACGTGGGCGAAGAAGCCCTCGCGGGCCATGCGCTCGCTGTAGGCCTGGGCCACGGAGTTGAGGGTGTCGTCGAGCGCCAGCTCCCGTGCGCCATGGGCGCGGCGCAGGGCGTTGATGCGGGCCAGCACCGCCACGCGGGCGCCCTCCACGGTGGTGGGCTCCACCAGCCGCTCGCCCTTGCCGCGCTGCCGGGTGGCGCCCACGTCCACGAGGAAGAGGGCGGCGACCTCGGGCCCCTTCGCGCCGCGGCCGATGATTTCCACGGTGTAGCGGCCGGCGGTGGGGAAGAGGATCCGGGAGCAGAAGGAGGGGCCCTGCTCGCGCGTGAGGGCGGGGCGCTCCACGCGGCCATCGGGGAGGGTGACGTAGACCTCGGCCCAGCGCAGTGGGGCCTCCAGCTCGCCGCACAGGCTCTGGCTGGCGCCGGGCTTGTCGAAGGTGCGCGGGAAGCGCTGGAGGGTGGTCTTGCGCTCGGCCAGCAGCACCACGAGGGCGGCGCGCTCGCCCTCCACCTCCACGCCCACGCCCATGTGGGTGGCGGGCTCCTGGGAGAGATCCTTGCGCTCGAGCAGGGTGGCCACGGTGTGCTCGCGAGCCCAGGCGCGGATGACGTAGGAGCGGGGGCTGGGATCGATCCCACCCGCGTCGCTGACGGCCTCGGTGAGGGCGAGCAGCTCCACGGCGCCGGAGGGGCTGTCCTCGAGCGCCTCGCGGGCCAGCTTGCGCGCGGCCTGGGTGAGGGCGGCATCGGCCTGGGGTGCGCGCCGGCCCACGCGCTCGAACTCCTGGAGCACGTGCCGCGAGGCCTGCTGCTCCATGGTGGTGGGGGAGAGGGGCGTGGCCGCCAGCAGGGCGGTGAGGGCGAGGGCGAGCATCGCTACTCCAGCCGGAAGACGAGGGCGGACACGGCGCCGGTGCCCAGCCGGGCGTTGAGCTGCTCGCGCAGGGAGGACTCCTGCCGCGACAGCGTGTGGGCCCACTCGGCGCTGGCCACGGTGATGACCAGCTCGCCACCCTCGAGGGTGTAGGGCCGGGTGTGCTTGGAGATGTGAGGTCCCACGGTGGCGTTCCAAACGGGGACGAGGGACTGGGCCTTCCCGGATTGCTCGGCCAGGCGGGCGAGGACGCGGGGGAGGAGCTGTTCGAGGGTCTGCGGGTCACGCCGGGCCATGGTGGGAGGCATCATCGGCCGGGGAGGGGTGAATGCCAACGGGGGAATGCAGGGCATGGATGTCATGGGGCCGGGGGGATGTTGGGCGTGCAACCCCTTGGAATCCGGGCCCGGCATGGAGCTGGCTAGGAGGAGGGAGAGCCCCCCGCTTGACAAGGTCCGAGGGGAGCCGTTTCCCTGCCCCTCCGACTGGAGCCGCCGATGAACCCCCCCCTTCGTCAGGCGCTATGCGCCGTCCTGCTGTGTACGAGTCTGCTGTGGACCGGTTGTGCCGCGGGAGGTCCGGATGAGCCACCCGGGCCCACGCCGCCGACGCCGGTCGAGCCGGGTGTGTGCCAGGTGGATCAGGACTGCCCGGATCCCGGGCTCTTCTTCTGCGACACGGTGACGTCGCGCTGCCTGGCGGCCTGCCGGACGCAGGAGGACTGCACGGCGGCGAAGCGGGGGGAGTACCGGATCGCGGAGTGCGACGGAAACCCACTGGGCTGCCGGTGTGACAACAGCCGGTGCGAGGTGGCGTTGTGCTCGGCGGACGCGGAGTGCGCGGCGTCGGGAAAGGTGTGCAGGGATGGGAAGTGCATGCCGGCACCGGCGGCGAGCGCGGTGGCGTCGTGCCGGGTGACGCCGGACTTCGTCATCGGGAGGGAGGGGACGTCGGCGCGCTTCTCGGTGCTGGCGAGTGACGCGGCGGGCGTGCCGGTGGTGGTGCCCGCGGGGGCGACGTGGACGGCGGAGGGGGAGAGCGTGAGGGGGAGCGGCACGGGGGTGGAGGCCTCGTTCGTGCTGGCGGAGCCCACGGAGGAGCCGGCGGAGGCGGTGGTGGCGCGGGTGGGAAATGCCACCTGCACGGCGCGCGTGGGGGTGTTGGGGGTGGCGGTGGCACCGGGGCAGATGCGTGTGGTGGTGACGGACGAGCAGACGGGCCGTCCCATTGCGGACGCGGTGGTGGTGACGGCGGACGCACAGGGGGCGGTGAAGAGCACGGCGCCGACGGACGCGAGCGGCGTGGCGCTGCTGGCGGAGCTGGAGGAGGAGGGGAGCGTGTCCGTCTTCCATGAGGCGTACGGCTACCTGACGGTGGCCTACGAGGGGACGGGGAGCCCGAGGGATCTGGCGCTGCCGCTGAGGCGCAACCCGGCGGACAGGTACGGGGGCTACAAGGGCACGTTCCTGCACATGCCGACGACGCAGGACATGCATGCGGGGCTGGCGGGGCTGTCGTCGCCGGACGCGGTGTCGGACCTGTCGGCGTCGCTGCTGGTGGGGCAGACGCGGAGGGTGAGCTTCACGTCGCAGGGGCAGACGCGCGAGGCGACGCTGCCGGCGGGGGCGTACGTGGTGCTGCCGGGCACGACGCTGTCGGCGACGGACGTCTCGGCGCAGGGGCTGGCGGGCGCGTGCGACGCGACGCTGGCGGGGGTGACGGATCCGGAGGAGGCGATGGTGGCGGGGGCGTGTGGCACGAGGACGGCGTGGGCACTGGGGGGGGACATTCCGCTCACCGCGCTGTCGCCGGGCTCGGTGACGGGCGCGGTGGACGTGGGGCAGCTGCTGGCGCGGACGATTCCGCTGCTGCGCACCTTCAGCTCCTCGGTGAAGCGGGACGTGCAGTTCCGGCTGAAGGAGACGCCGCGGACGGGCACGGGGGCGCCGGATTACAGCGACCAGACGCACTTCACGGGGGTGGACCACGACTTCGCGAAGGGCCAGAGCCTGCCGTTGGGCTTCCACTTCGCGGTGCGGGTGCCGGCGCTGCCGAAGTACCGGGGAGTGTGGATGGACAGCGCGGCGGTGTTGGGTGTGGCGCGGGTGGCGGGGCGTGGCGTGGTGCCGCTGGGCCTGGGCATGGGGGCGAACACGATGCCGGCGGACCCGAACACGGACACGCAGGCGGGGCTACCGGGGCCGGGGCTGGTGAACGTGCGGATGGCGCCAGCGCACCATGGGCTGGAGGGGAGCCCGTATGAAGTGATTCTCACGGCCTCGTCGTCGGCGGCGGCGAACGACGCGACGGCGGGAGCGGCGTCCAGCGTGCTCATCCACCGGACGCTGGAGAAGCTGCCGTTCGATCCGAAGGGAGGAGCGCCGGTGACGGTGGGCGGACCCTTCCTGCCGGTGCCGGAGGGATTCCGTTACAACTACAACGGGGATGCGGCGGGAGGACTGGAGGGGAGGCAGCTGCGCTTCACGCTGTCACCCGAGTCGATGACGCTGCCGGTGTCGACGGTGCTGCGGGCGGTGTTCACGAACCGGGAGGAGCACCGGTGGGTGGTGCTGATGGACGTGGCGAGGGCGAGCGTGGGGGTGAGGCTGCCGGTGCCACCGGCGCCCTTCGAGGACCGGACGTATTACGGGGACGTCACGGGGTCGCGAGCGCCGTTCGGGATGCAGGCGCTGGTGACGAGGCGGACGGGGACGTCGGCGGGAGCGGAGGTGGACCTGAACGGGCTGGTGGAGGCGGACGGGGTGGATCTGGAGCACCTGGGGGAGCTGACGGTGGCGTACTCGGTGCTGGACTACGGGAGGCCGCTGGTGACGTGGGTGACGCCGGCGGAGGATGGCCAGAGCGTGAAGGAAGGCTCGAAGGTGAAGGTGAGGGTGCAGTCCTTCCGGGTGGGGAGCGGAAACCAGGACGAGGGCTACGTGAAGCTGACGTTCATGGGAGGGACGGGGTGCGTGGGCAACGTGGAGAAGGGGCAGGTGGTGGACTCGCAGGGGAGGGGAGAGGTGGAGCTGTTGTTGCCTGGGGGCTGTAGGGGAACGGACGTGCAGCTGACGGCGACGCTGGTGGATCCGGAGGGCAACACCCTACGTCCCGCGGTGACGAGCACGAGATCCGTGACAATCACCCCCTGAAATCCAGCCCCACCCTCGCCAACTCCCCCTCTCCCTCCGGGAGAGGGTCGGGGTGAGGGTATCGAGGGCCCCGTGTATGCCCCCTCTCCCTCTGGGAGAGGGCTGGGGTGAGGGTCGGCCGGGAGAGGGTTGGTAGGGGTCCAGCGGGGACAAGGGCGTACCCAATCGCCTGCCAGTCGCCCAGGGGTACACGGTGTAGCCGCGCACGGAAACGAAGGTGTGCTGGCTCACGGCGATTTACGGGTGGTACCGTCCTATCCGGTATGGCGCAGAACGAGACGGTCGTCACAGTCATCTCGAAGATTTCGGAGCGGCCGGTCAATCTGGATGCGGCGCTGGTGGTGATCTACGGCCTGGATCTGGGCCGGAAGTACGAGCTGGCGAAGGAGGAGATCCTGATAGGGCGCTCCTCGAAGGCGGACATCCAGGTGGATCAGGAGTCGATCAGCCGGAACCACGCGTGCATCACGAACACGACGAGGGGCGTGCACATCAAGGACCTCGAGTCGACGAACGGGACGTTCGTGAACGACGAGGCGGTGCAGGGGGAGAAGGCGCTGCACAACGGGGATCTGGTGAAGATCGGGAGGACGATCTTCAAGTACATCGCGGGAGGGAACATCGAGGCGGCGTACCACGATGAGATCTACCGGC
Above is a window of Archangium lipolyticum DNA encoding:
- a CDS encoding lytic transglycosylase domain-containing protein, giving the protein MRRWTGLLTVLVGTGGAWAQSPETLESVRLHRSDARELARKDLEACVAKKCPDAGRIALLAGTLALAEGDVAEARTLLTGATVAEPLQPYLAYYQGQAQFYAGDPAAAAVAFARAAPKASPALAPRVQARLGEALLAAGKAKEAAQALEAAATEDPSAELLFQRAQARLAVGNATGERADLKAVALRYPAHPYADEALAKLEALKPPLKLTLAEYLQRSRGLLDAGEAKRALEELEKAEAQKLVRAKQDKAQVALVRAQALYATGKKDEAEQALAVARQGPTSVAAEAAYFTARRALKTDDNLKARELMAAVEKGWPKEGVADDAGFYVGWLDLQAGRFEDAVKSFTAFDQRHARSRKRDEAMWFRALAHIRLKQYGPAREVLDTLVDTFPRSSLVPQARYWSARGHELEGSPAAVTGPAYEAVISSAPNSYYALLASERLRELGREPPAAFPEAPKQLERAEVPPELKLAMALTEAGLFRDAAEEVQARTSRIHNQEQAMAFAHALLRLGEYGHAHAVAARHLWGRAFGARLPEALAAFYPRAFANAVESEATRYKVSPFFVWAIMRRESAFRPEVASAADARGLMQVIPPTARAIAKQLAEPAPAPAELFSPSLNIKYGAWYLSQLMKRFSHPALAAAAYNAGPEATVRWVKEKGSLPLDLFVEEIPFRETRGYVKQVLADLYLYQSFYGKDAAPQRLSLTVPAPATEGVSF
- a CDS encoding CAP domain-containing protein; amino-acid sequence: MLALALTALLAATPLSPTTMEQQASRHVLQEFERVGRRAPQADAALTQAARKLAREALEDSPSGAVELLALTEAVSDAGGIDPSPRSYVIRAWAREHTVATLLERKDLSQEPATHMGVGVEVEGERAALVVLLAERKTTLQRFPRTFDKPGASQSLCGELEAPLRWAEVYVTLPDGRVERPALTREQGPSFCSRILFPTAGRYTVEIIGRGAKGPEVAALFLVDVGATRQRGKGERLVEPTTVEGARVAVLARINALRRAHGARELALDDTLNSVAQAYSERMAREGFFAHVAPDGSDLRGRLAAAGSTYRTAGENLGLASGPLSAHFGIEHSPGHRSNLLGTHFTHAGIGVAFQKLDGRDQAILTEVFSSAGADSRQPVDPLQEAYQTLASHRAARGLPPLQRSPELERIALDHARRALAQDEPKVQLPGSKVHDRVFGALEQARSASVDFYVAESPSLLPDSKSLGDRKNTVVGVGAVRGDSRTYGKGQYWMVVIYAATR
- a CDS encoding DUF721 domain-containing protein, with the translated sequence MARRDPQTLEQLLPRVLARLAEQSGKAQSLVPVWNATVGPHISKHTRPYTLEGGELVITVASAEWAHTLSRQESSLREQLNARLGTGAVSALVFRLE
- a CDS encoding carboxypeptidase regulatory-like domain-containing protein; this translates as MNPPLRQALCAVLLCTSLLWTGCAAGGPDEPPGPTPPTPVEPGVCQVDQDCPDPGLFFCDTVTSRCLAACRTQEDCTAAKRGEYRIAECDGNPLGCRCDNSRCEVALCSADAECAASGKVCRDGKCMPAPAASAVASCRVTPDFVIGREGTSARFSVLASDAAGVPVVVPAGATWTAEGESVRGSGTGVEASFVLAEPTEEPAEAVVARVGNATCTARVGVLGVAVAPGQMRVVVTDEQTGRPIADAVVVTADAQGAVKSTAPTDASGVALLAELEEEGSVSVFHEAYGYLTVAYEGTGSPRDLALPLRRNPADRYGGYKGTFLHMPTTQDMHAGLAGLSSPDAVSDLSASLLVGQTRRVSFTSQGQTREATLPAGAYVVLPGTTLSATDVSAQGLAGACDATLAGVTDPEEAMVAGACGTRTAWALGGDIPLTALSPGSVTGAVDVGQLLARTIPLLRTFSSSVKRDVQFRLKETPRTGTGAPDYSDQTHFTGVDHDFAKGQSLPLGFHFAVRVPALPKYRGVWMDSAAVLGVARVAGRGVVPLGLGMGANTMPADPNTDTQAGLPGPGLVNVRMAPAHHGLEGSPYEVILTASSSAAANDATAGAASSVLIHRTLEKLPFDPKGGAPVTVGGPFLPVPEGFRYNYNGDAAGGLEGRQLRFTLSPESMTLPVSTVLRAVFTNREEHRWVVLMDVARASVGVRLPVPPAPFEDRTYYGDVTGSRAPFGMQALVTRRTGTSAGAEVDLNGLVEADGVDLEHLGELTVAYSVLDYGRPLVTWVTPAEDGQSVKEGSKVKVRVQSFRVGSGNQDEGYVKLTFMGGTGCVGNVEKGQVVDSQGRGEVELLLPGGCRGTDVQLTATLVDPEGNTLRPAVTSTRSVTITP